From the genome of Pukyongia salina, one region includes:
- a CDS encoding TM2 domain-containing protein: MSEENNKDTFDNAKESVENAADKIGEGAKEAAGEIKEEWNQVTQSENKKMIAGILAIVIGSLGIHKFILGYTQEGILQIVITFVTCGIGGIIPLIEGIIYLTKSDEEFYQTYQVNKKGWF, encoded by the coding sequence ATGTCTGAAGAAAATAACAAGGACACATTCGACAATGCAAAGGAAAGTGTTGAGAATGCAGCCGATAAAATTGGCGAGGGTGCCAAGGAAGCAGCCGGCGAAATAAAAGAAGAGTGGAACCAGGTAACTCAGAGTGAGAACAAGAAAATGATTGCGGGTATCCTTGCGATCGTTATTGGGTCTTTAGGTATCCACAAGTTTATCCTGGGATATACGCAAGAGGGGATCCTTCAAATTGTAATAACTTTTGTAACCTGTGGTATTGGTGGGATAATTCCATTGATAGAAGGTATTATCTACCTTACAAAGAGTGACGAAGAGTTCTATCAAACATATCAGGTGAACAAAAAAGGCTGGTTTTAA
- a CDS encoding TM2 domain-containing protein: MSEENNENLGDELEDKANELNEEAKDTAEEIKQEAKSTAKEFKEGWTEATQSKENKKLIAGLLALFVGYLGIHKFILGYNKEGIILLAGFVIGLITYCFIIGIFIIMAVAIIPFIEGIIYLTKSDEDFYNTYQVGKKPWF; encoded by the coding sequence ATGTCTGAAGAAAACAACGAAAACCTCGGGGATGAGCTAGAGGACAAGGCCAACGAATTAAACGAAGAAGCAAAGGATACAGCCGAAGAAATAAAACAAGAGGCTAAATCGACAGCTAAAGAATTCAAGGAAGGCTGGACCGAAGCTACCCAAAGTAAAGAGAACAAGAAACTCATCGCGGGTTTACTGGCACTCTTTGTAGGTTATCTGGGAATACACAAGTTTATACTCGGATATAATAAAGAAGGGATTATCCTACTCGCGGGATTCGTGATCGGCCTAATTACCTATTGCTTTATTATTGGGATTTTTATCATTATGGCGGTGGCGATAATTCCTTTTATTGAAGGGATCATCTACCTCACCAAAAGTGACGAAGATTTCTACAACACCTATCAGGTAGGAAAGAAACCCTGGTTCTAG
- a CDS encoding ArsR/SmtB family transcription factor — MGVSKRHLHSIQVNQLADLAKVLSHPARISILNYIGDCDGCLCKDISEKIRLSQPTTSQHLQVIKKSGLLRSKFEGKAQYYYINKDKLTALKELFTEFFETTERKCC, encoded by the coding sequence ATGGGCGTTTCAAAAAGACATTTGCATTCCATACAGGTAAATCAACTGGCAGATCTGGCCAAGGTGTTATCGCACCCGGCCAGAATTTCAATACTCAATTACATTGGCGATTGCGATGGTTGCCTATGTAAGGATATTTCAGAAAAAATTAGACTCTCACAGCCCACTACCTCCCAGCATCTGCAGGTGATAAAGAAATCTGGATTATTGCGTAGCAAATTTGAAGGAAAGGCGCAGTATTATTATATCAACAAGGATAAACTCACTGCACTCAAAGAACTGTTTACCGAATTTTTTGAAACAACAGAACGAAAATGTTGCTAA
- a CDS encoding DUF6428 family protein, translating into MKTQEFLSLLQAHQDKALIFEYSPGKLVGANYHITEVKHVMIDSIDCGANSDNWNETIIQLWESPLELLKTQYLSVNKATGILNKVAGMRAFDPASEIKIEYGNKNFHTTQLFIGDHKIQGSDLVISLETTKTDCKAKVDCGIPSVITKVASAMGCCNTSSGCC; encoded by the coding sequence ATGAAAACACAAGAATTTCTATCGTTATTACAGGCTCATCAGGATAAAGCACTCATCTTTGAATATAGCCCGGGCAAGCTTGTGGGGGCCAATTATCATATCACCGAAGTGAAGCATGTAATGATAGATTCGATCGACTGTGGAGCGAATTCGGATAACTGGAATGAAACAATTATCCAGTTGTGGGAAAGCCCTTTGGAACTTCTAAAAACACAGTATTTATCGGTTAATAAAGCAACAGGCATCCTCAATAAGGTCGCCGGGATGAGAGCGTTCGATCCTGCTTCTGAAATTAAAATAGAGTACGGAAATAAAAATTTTCATACCACTCAATTGTTTATAGGTGATCATAAAATACAAGGCAGTGACCTGGTCATTTCACTTGAAACTACAAAAACAGATTGCAAAGCGAAAGTTGATTGTGGAATTCCGAGTGTGATCACGAAGGTAGCCTCGGCAATGGGTTGCTGTAATACCAGTAGTGGATGTTGTTAG
- a CDS encoding GNAT family N-acetyltransferase, translating to MQILPLQKEHYPQVARIYKEGLATGIATFETEVPDWETWNKKFLPHGRFVIEENHEVVAWCALSPTSPRAVYKGVVENTVYVGAAHQRKGYGRMLLEHLIEFCETEGYWTLQAAIFPQNRASIKLHEDCGFRVLGIREKIAQRHGVWHDNVLMERRSKKVKFIKNVLVLCTGNSCRSQMAHGYLKGMAKKKAQIYSAGVEIHGLNLNAVSIMAEDGVDISSHTSNHIEDYEGISWDFIITVCDQAHENCPIIKAPNAVRLHQNFSDPSKITGSNKEIHAAFLKTRNAIKEYCRKFIETNL from the coding sequence ATGCAAATTCTACCCCTCCAAAAAGAACATTATCCTCAGGTAGCCCGGATCTATAAAGAAGGCCTGGCTACCGGCATTGCCACATTCGAGACCGAGGTCCCGGATTGGGAAACATGGAATAAAAAATTCTTACCTCACGGCCGATTTGTGATAGAGGAAAATCATGAGGTCGTAGCATGGTGTGCCTTAAGCCCTACTTCCCCGAGAGCTGTATATAAAGGCGTAGTTGAAAATACTGTGTATGTGGGTGCAGCCCATCAACGCAAAGGCTACGGTAGAATGTTACTTGAGCACTTAATAGAGTTTTGTGAAACGGAAGGCTACTGGACCTTACAGGCCGCTATTTTCCCCCAGAACCGGGCAAGTATAAAACTCCATGAGGATTGTGGTTTCAGAGTATTAGGGATTCGAGAAAAGATCGCACAACGCCATGGGGTATGGCATGATAATGTGCTTATGGAGCGCCGAAGCAAAAAGGTAAAATTTATAAAGAACGTGCTGGTTCTATGTACTGGAAACAGTTGCAGGAGCCAGATGGCCCATGGATATTTAAAGGGTATGGCTAAGAAAAAAGCACAAATTTACAGCGCAGGGGTTGAAATTCATGGATTAAATCTGAACGCCGTTTCCATTATGGCCGAGGATGGTGTAGATATTAGTTCTCACACGTCAAATCACATTGAGGACTATGAAGGTATCAGCTGGGATTTTATAATTACGGTTTGCGACCAGGCGCATGAGAATTGCCCTATCATAAAGGCACCGAATGCAGTTAGATTGCATCAAAACTTCAGCGACCCATCCAAAATAACAGGTTCTAACAAAGAAATTCATGCAGCATTTCTTAAGACCAGGAATGCGATAAAGGAATATTGTCGTAAGTTTATAGAAACAAACCTATAA
- a CDS encoding DUF1304 domain-containing protein → MSFASTLLIGFIALLHLYIMWFEMFAWTTRGRKVFRNFPKELFEPTKPMAANQGLYNGFLAAGLIWSFFIENEQWQTNVALFFLICVAVAGIYGSITASRKIFFVQALPALIAISALLVG, encoded by the coding sequence ATGTCTTTCGCAAGCACTCTGCTCATAGGCTTTATCGCCTTATTACATCTTTATATCATGTGGTTTGAAATGTTCGCCTGGACTACCCGGGGCCGAAAGGTTTTTCGCAATTTCCCTAAAGAACTGTTCGAGCCTACTAAACCTATGGCAGCCAATCAGGGACTTTATAATGGTTTCCTGGCTGCCGGACTAATTTGGAGTTTCTTTATTGAAAATGAACAGTGGCAAACCAACGTAGCCTTATTCTTCCTGATCTGTGTAGCGGTTGCCGGAATCTATGGTTCCATCACGGCCAGCCGAAAGATCTTCTTTGTCCAGGCTCTACCAGCACTTATTGCGATTTCTGCCTTACTGGTGGGATAA